From one Rhizobium sp. CIAT894 genomic stretch:
- a CDS encoding biliverdin-producing heme oxygenase, giving the protein MSLRSVLRAQTADCHAEVDKLFGTFDLSNREQYKTFLRAHARVVPAAEDALEEAGIARLLPDWWGRRRAHLLLADLRELGDPLPPCLAPPALQSQPALWGALYVLEGSKLGGALLAKSVPGHLPSSYLTPQAPKGAMRIFMDRLDADDGDDPDAAVSAARSVFDLFLEAGQLELEAIP; this is encoded by the coding sequence ATGTCCCTTCGCAGCGTGCTTCGCGCACAAACAGCAGATTGCCACGCCGAGGTCGACAAGCTTTTCGGCACTTTCGACCTTTCCAATAGAGAGCAGTATAAGACATTTCTGCGCGCCCATGCCCGGGTCGTGCCGGCGGCAGAAGATGCACTCGAAGAAGCAGGCATCGCCCGCCTGCTGCCCGACTGGTGGGGGCGAAGGCGCGCCCACCTGCTGCTTGCCGACCTTAGGGAACTAGGGGATCCATTGCCCCCGTGCCTAGCGCCACCGGCATTGCAATCCCAGCCGGCGCTCTGGGGCGCCCTCTATGTCCTTGAAGGCTCCAAACTCGGCGGCGCCCTGCTCGCCAAGTCCGTCCCCGGCCACCTGCCCAGCAGCTATCTCACACCGCAGGCTCCAAAGGGCGCCATGCGGATCTTCATGGACCGTCTCGATGCCGACGATGGTGACGATCCCGACGCCGCCGTTTCCGCGGCTCGCAGCGTCTTCGATCTTTTCCTCGAAGCCGGGCAGCTCGAATTGGAAGCCATCCCATGA
- the prfH gene encoding peptide chain release factor H, producing MSAIDLLVTSGNGPVECRMALSALLDIIEREAVGLGCSFEKSLGPMPDRHGAKSAVVSLDGLEAEGIASSYCGTIRFTFKSPARPGHKRQNWYVAVQRIDAGTEGGKVTIDPADLRFETLRAGGPGGQHQNTTDSAVRILHRPTGLMVRARDERSQHRNKALALRRLEAMLRHIEVEKQEAAKSGRFVANRTIERGNEVKSFKL from the coding sequence ATGAGCGCTATTGATCTTCTCGTGACGTCGGGCAACGGCCCAGTGGAGTGCCGAATGGCGCTCTCCGCACTTCTCGACATTATCGAGCGCGAGGCGGTCGGGCTTGGCTGCAGCTTCGAGAAGAGCCTCGGTCCGATGCCGGATCGGCACGGTGCGAAGTCGGCGGTCGTCAGCCTCGATGGTCTCGAGGCGGAGGGGATTGCCAGCAGCTATTGCGGCACGATCAGGTTCACCTTCAAGAGCCCGGCGCGTCCCGGTCACAAGCGGCAGAACTGGTACGTTGCGGTTCAACGCATCGATGCCGGGACTGAGGGCGGCAAGGTGACGATTGATCCCGCCGACCTGCGTTTCGAGACCTTGCGGGCTGGCGGGCCGGGCGGGCAGCACCAGAACACGACCGACAGCGCGGTGCGCATCCTGCATCGGCCGACCGGTCTCATGGTGAGGGCGCGCGACGAACGCTCGCAGCACCGCAACAAAGCTCTGGCGCTTCGGCGTCTTGAAGCGATGCTGCGCCATATCGAGGTGGAAAAGCAGGAGGCGGCCAAATCCGGACGGTTCGTTGCCAACCGGACCATCGAGCGAGGCAACGAGGTCAAGTCTTTCAAGCTGTGA
- a CDS encoding HWE histidine kinase domain-containing protein has product MSGTFEPVDLTNCDREPIHQLGAIQPFGFLLAISSDWIVTRASANLGEFLGIAPADALGRAVGSLITPEALHAIRNKLTTLRGSDVVERIFGIALTSGEGRFDVAVHLNEGQVIIEGERGQEDRRDAPSLSMRSMMSRLDHTETMEAFFREGARQARALTGFDRVMVYRFDDSGSGEVVAEAARAGIGSFLGLHYPASDIPVQARALYLRNLFRIIADIDAMPVPILPELDENGRPLDLSISVLRSVSPIHIEYLKNMGVGASLSISIVVDGKLWGLFACHHYGPRLPSAQNRSTAELFGQMFASRLESRERRLALDYETKARRIADRLLTSVVDNASLLDDPAWLIEALADAIPADGIGVWINGRLALAGIAPDERAFAALVRHLNRNAAGRIYAVDKLTETYPDLAVDDAVAGMLAIPISRSPRDYVVLFRQEQVRTVRWAGDPQKPVDYGPNGPRLTPRKSFEAWSELVRGRSLPFTEAERRVAETIRVTLIEVVLRLTDEASMARQTANERQELLIAELNHRVRNILSLITGIIRQSQATAVSVGDYIRQIEGRVQSLARAHDQITRDHWAPASLRQLLLAETAAYLGKNAQRIRMHGDDVLLEPQAFSTAALVFHELMTNSAKYGSLSGTGSGTVELGWHRDDEGNLSIGWREKNGPPVVEPTRQGFGSTIIRRSIPYDLGGKAEVRYVRDGLEADFNIPARYVVGSTSERSDPIPVGAAERNTAPDNHQPLLGLNVLLVENNLIIAMDGEEILRRLGAEVATAPSVAEAMEILADRSFDLALLDVNLGDETSFGIADRLAAEGVPFVFATGYGEGIAQANSHSGAPVLQKPYTMEGVTDILGRMPLPERQ; this is encoded by the coding sequence ATGAGCGGCACGTTTGAACCCGTCGATCTCACCAATTGCGACCGCGAACCGATCCACCAACTCGGCGCAATTCAGCCTTTCGGCTTTCTTCTGGCGATATCCTCGGACTGGATCGTCACCCGCGCCTCGGCAAATCTGGGGGAGTTCCTCGGCATTGCGCCGGCGGACGCCCTCGGCCGCGCCGTTGGCTCACTGATCACGCCCGAGGCGCTCCACGCAATCCGTAACAAGCTGACCACGCTGCGCGGTTCCGACGTCGTCGAACGCATTTTCGGCATTGCACTGACATCAGGTGAGGGCAGGTTCGACGTTGCCGTGCATCTGAACGAAGGTCAGGTCATCATCGAAGGCGAGCGTGGGCAGGAAGACAGGCGCGACGCCCCTTCCCTCTCCATGCGCAGCATGATGTCCCGCCTCGACCATACGGAAACGATGGAGGCTTTCTTCCGCGAGGGCGCAAGGCAGGCGCGCGCCCTGACCGGCTTCGATCGGGTCATGGTCTATCGCTTCGACGACAGCGGTTCCGGCGAAGTGGTGGCGGAAGCCGCCCGCGCCGGCATCGGCTCGTTCCTGGGGCTTCATTATCCCGCCTCCGACATTCCGGTACAGGCCCGGGCGCTTTATCTGCGCAACCTGTTTCGTATCATTGCCGATATCGACGCCATGCCCGTGCCGATCTTGCCTGAACTCGACGAGAACGGTCGGCCGCTCGATCTTTCCATATCGGTTTTGCGTTCGGTCTCGCCGATCCATATCGAATATCTGAAAAACATGGGCGTCGGCGCATCGCTCTCCATATCGATCGTCGTCGACGGCAAGCTCTGGGGTCTGTTTGCCTGTCATCACTACGGCCCGCGCCTGCCTTCGGCCCAAAACCGCTCCACCGCCGAACTTTTCGGCCAGATGTTTGCCTCGCGCCTCGAAAGCCGCGAACGGCGGCTGGCTCTCGACTACGAGACCAAGGCCCGCCGCATCGCCGACCGGCTTCTCACCTCCGTGGTGGACAATGCCAGCCTGCTCGACGATCCGGCCTGGCTGATCGAAGCACTCGCCGACGCCATCCCTGCCGACGGCATCGGCGTCTGGATCAACGGCCGGCTGGCTCTTGCTGGCATCGCGCCGGATGAGAGAGCTTTCGCAGCTCTCGTCCGCCATCTCAACCGCAACGCCGCCGGCCGCATCTATGCCGTCGACAAGCTCACGGAAACATATCCGGATCTTGCCGTCGACGATGCCGTCGCAGGCATGCTCGCCATCCCGATCTCACGTTCGCCGCGCGATTATGTCGTGCTTTTCCGCCAGGAGCAGGTGCGCACCGTCCGCTGGGCCGGCGACCCGCAAAAGCCGGTGGATTATGGACCCAACGGCCCGCGGCTGACGCCGCGCAAGAGTTTCGAGGCCTGGTCGGAACTGGTACGCGGTCGCTCGCTGCCCTTCACCGAGGCCGAGCGCCGCGTCGCTGAAACGATCCGGGTCACGCTGATCGAGGTGGTGTTGCGCCTCACCGACGAGGCCAGCATGGCGCGCCAGACGGCAAACGAGCGTCAGGAACTGCTGATCGCCGAGCTGAACCACCGTGTGCGCAACATATTGAGCCTCATCACCGGGATCATCCGCCAATCGCAGGCAACCGCGGTCAGCGTTGGCGACTACATTCGCCAGATCGAAGGCCGCGTCCAGTCGCTCGCCCGCGCCCATGACCAGATCACGAGGGATCATTGGGCGCCTGCTTCGCTGCGGCAATTGCTGCTGGCCGAGACCGCCGCCTATCTCGGCAAAAATGCGCAGCGCATCCGGATGCATGGCGACGACGTGCTGCTGGAGCCGCAAGCCTTTTCCACCGCCGCCCTTGTGTTCCATGAGTTGATGACCAACAGCGCCAAATATGGCAGCCTTTCCGGTACGGGCAGCGGCACCGTCGAACTCGGCTGGCATCGCGACGATGAGGGCAATCTGTCCATCGGCTGGCGCGAAAAGAATGGTCCGCCCGTCGTCGAGCCCACACGCCAGGGCTTCGGTTCGACAATCATCCGCCGCTCCATCCCCTATGATCTCGGCGGCAAGGCGGAGGTCCGCTACGTCAGGGACGGGCTAGAGGCCGATTTCAACATTCCGGCTCGCTATGTCGTCGGCTCGACGAGCGAACGGTCAGATCCAATTCCGGTCGGAGCGGCTGAGCGCAACACGGCTCCCGACAATCATCAGCCGCTGCTCGGCCTGAATGTGCTGCTGGTCGAAAACAACCTGATCATCGCCATGGACGGCGAAGAGATTCTCCGCCGGCTGGGCGCCGAAGTAGCAACGGCGCCAAGTGTCGCCGAGGCGATGGAAATCCTGGCCGATCGGTCGTTCGATCTGGCGCTGCTCGATGTCAATCTCGGCGACGAGACCAGCTTCGGCATTGCCGACCGGCTGGCAGCCGAAGGCGTGCCCTTCGTTTTTGCCACGGGTTATGGGGAAGGCATCGCCCAGGCGAACAGCCATTCTGGCGCACCGGTGTTGCAGAAGCCCTATACCATGGAGGGCGTGACGGACATACTGGGCCGCATGCCGCTCCCTGAAAGGCAATAG
- the ftrA gene encoding transcriptional regulator FtrA, translated as MTDSVKIMPNLSPQQTTGPLVTALAYDGLCTFEFGIAYEVFGLPRPEMGEGWYRFSVCGIEPGPLHAAGGLTVAVDKGLEILEEADLIVVPGWRAIDAPVPEPLAEALRAAHQRGARIMSLCSGVAVLAGSGLLANRKATTHWRYVASIAARYPDIALDAGVLYIDEGSLLTAAGSAAGIDLCLHVVRGDFGSEAANSVARRLVVPPHREGGQAQFISAPVPEEREGIRLGPLIEWMRESLSQEQPIRLLAKRAGMSMRTFQRRFEATTGLSVGEWLLKERLRHARDLLEKQLAVSLDDIAVSSGFGTLATMRHHFRRRLGTSPHAYRKSFGG; from the coding sequence ATGACCGACAGCGTAAAGATCATGCCAAACTTATCACCACAGCAGACGACAGGACCGTTGGTCACAGCCCTTGCCTATGACGGGCTCTGCACCTTCGAATTCGGCATCGCCTACGAGGTCTTCGGCCTGCCGCGCCCGGAGATGGGCGAAGGCTGGTATCGCTTCTCGGTCTGCGGCATCGAGCCAGGACCGCTTCACGCCGCCGGCGGGTTGACGGTCGCGGTCGACAAGGGACTGGAGATCCTTGAAGAGGCGGATCTGATCGTCGTGCCGGGCTGGCGGGCGATCGATGCGCCGGTGCCCGAGCCGCTCGCCGAGGCGCTCCGGGCAGCGCATCAGCGCGGCGCGCGCATCATGTCGCTCTGCTCCGGCGTTGCGGTTCTGGCCGGATCCGGGCTGCTTGCCAATCGCAAGGCGACGACACATTGGCGCTATGTCGCCTCGATCGCCGCTCGTTATCCCGATATCGCGCTCGATGCCGGCGTTCTCTACATCGATGAGGGCAGCCTGTTGACGGCGGCCGGCAGTGCCGCCGGCATCGATCTCTGCCTGCATGTGGTGCGCGGCGATTTCGGCTCGGAGGCCGCAAACAGCGTCGCCCGCCGCCTCGTCGTGCCGCCGCACCGCGAAGGAGGGCAGGCGCAGTTCATCAGCGCCCCGGTTCCGGAAGAGCGTGAGGGCATCCGTCTCGGCCCATTGATCGAATGGATGCGCGAAAGCCTTTCGCAAGAGCAGCCGATCAGGCTGCTTGCGAAAAGAGCGGGCATGAGCATGCGCACTTTCCAGCGCCGCTTCGAAGCGACGACGGGTCTCAGCGTCGGCGAATGGCTGCTGAAGGAGCGGCTGCGCCATGCCCGCGACCTGCTCGAAAAGCAACTTGCCGTCTCGCTCGACGACATCGCGGTATCAAGTGGCTTCGGCACTCTGGCGACAATGCGCCACCATTTCCGCAGGCGGCTGGGAACGAGCCCGCATGCCTATCGGAAGTCGTTCGGCGGCTGA
- the preA gene encoding NAD-dependent dihydropyrimidine dehydrogenase subunit PreA codes for MADLRNNFVGIKSPNPFWLASAPPTDKAYNVERAFKAGWGGVVWKTLGEEGPPVVNVNGPRYGAIFGADRRLLGLNNIELITDRDLYTNLREMKQVKMNWPDRALIASIMVPCEEQAWKAILPLVEETGADGIELNFGCPHGMSERGMGSAVGQVPEYIEMVVRWCKQYTRMPIITKLTPNITDVRRPARAAKAGGTDAVSLINTINSIVSVDLDNFAPNPTVGGKGSHGGYCGPAVKPIALNMVAEIARDPETYGLPISGIGGITTWRDAAEFLVLGAGNVQVCTAAMTYGFKIVQEMITGLSDWMDEKGHKTLDDITGRAVPNVTDWQYLNLNYIAKAKIDQDACIKCGRCHIACEDTSHQAITNVVNGLRHFEVIEEECVGCNLCVNVCPVENCITMEPLAAGTLDKRTGRTVDPNYANWTTHPNNPMARQAAE; via the coding sequence ATGGCTGATCTCCGCAATAATTTCGTCGGCATCAAATCCCCGAACCCGTTCTGGCTGGCGTCGGCGCCGCCGACCGACAAGGCCTACAACGTCGAGCGCGCCTTCAAGGCCGGCTGGGGCGGCGTGGTCTGGAAGACGCTCGGCGAGGAAGGCCCGCCCGTCGTCAACGTCAACGGCCCGCGCTACGGCGCGATCTTCGGCGCAGACCGCCGCCTGCTGGGCCTGAACAATATCGAGCTCATCACCGACCGCGACCTCTACACAAACCTCAGGGAAATGAAGCAGGTCAAGATGAACTGGCCGGATCGGGCGCTGATCGCCTCGATCATGGTGCCCTGCGAGGAACAGGCCTGGAAAGCGATCCTGCCTCTGGTCGAAGAGACCGGCGCCGACGGCATCGAACTCAATTTCGGCTGTCCGCACGGCATGTCGGAGCGCGGCATGGGCTCGGCCGTCGGCCAGGTGCCGGAATATATCGAAATGGTCGTGCGCTGGTGCAAGCAGTATACCCGCATGCCCATCATCACCAAGCTGACACCCAACATCACCGACGTTCGCCGTCCCGCCCGCGCCGCCAAGGCCGGCGGCACCGATGCCGTCTCGCTGATCAACACGATCAATTCGATCGTCTCCGTCGATCTCGACAACTTCGCCCCCAACCCGACGGTCGGCGGCAAGGGCAGCCATGGCGGTTATTGTGGCCCGGCGGTCAAACCGATCGCGCTCAACATGGTGGCCGAGATCGCCCGTGATCCCGAAACCTACGGCCTGCCGATCTCCGGCATCGGCGGCATCACGACCTGGCGGGACGCGGCCGAATTCCTTGTCCTCGGCGCCGGCAACGTGCAGGTCTGCACCGCCGCCATGACCTATGGCTTCAAGATCGTGCAGGAAATGATCACGGGGCTCTCGGACTGGATGGATGAAAAGGGTCACAAGACCCTCGACGACATTACCGGCCGCGCCGTGCCCAACGTCACCGACTGGCAGTATCTGAACCTCAACTACATCGCCAAGGCGAAGATCGACCAGGACGCCTGCATCAAATGCGGCCGCTGCCACATCGCCTGCGAGGACACCTCGCACCAGGCGATCACCAACGTCGTCAACGGCCTGCGCCATTTCGAGGTGATCGAAGAGGAATGCGTCGGCTGCAATCTCTGCGTCAACGTCTGCCCGGTCGAGAACTGCATCACCATGGAACCGCTTGCCGCCGGCACCCTGGACAAACGCACCGGCCGCACCGTCGACCCCAACTATGCCAACTGGACGACACACCCGAACAACCCGATGGCCCGCCAGGCGGCAGAGTGA
- a CDS encoding RNA ligase RtcB family protein has protein sequence MTSASDPAVINRFFSGSAWIEGAALDQLDEMSRLPGVLEIAAFPDLHPGKYGATGVALLSSRLHPLLIGNDIGCGMSLFGLDLPLRKLKIDKAAERLRRLETQAIGEAREWLAEMGLSVDLAPDALGTIGGGNHFCELQAVEDVAEGGHAAGLDDQGLYLLVHSGSRSLGATVFSQTLAAHPGLVAGLDPGSEAGAAWLASHDRCVAWASLNRRLIAARAAAALRADLRVIADIPHNLVRRSDHGFVHYKGAAAVAPGELAPIAGSRASLSHVVVASADVGRSLGGISHGAGRKYDRATMHGRVGRNRSERELLLRNSWGGIAICDDRALVIEEAASAYKDAGQVVSDLEKARLVRGLASLRPLVTFKKAVDEAEVEQRRRKPEYRREGGRGHERY, from the coding sequence ATGACGTCGGCGTCGGATCCGGCGGTCATCAATCGTTTCTTTTCCGGTTCTGCCTGGATCGAAGGTGCTGCCTTGGACCAGCTCGACGAGATGTCCCGACTGCCGGGTGTTTTGGAGATCGCCGCCTTTCCGGATCTGCATCCCGGCAAATATGGTGCGACCGGTGTCGCCCTGCTGTCATCTAGGCTGCACCCGCTGCTGATCGGCAACGACATCGGCTGCGGCATGTCGCTCTTCGGTCTCGATCTGCCGCTGCGCAAGCTGAAGATCGACAAGGCGGCGGAGCGGCTTCGCCGGCTTGAAACGCAGGCAATCGGAGAGGCGCGCGAATGGCTGGCCGAAATGGGTCTGTCTGTCGATCTTGCACCCGATGCCTTGGGCACGATCGGCGGCGGCAACCATTTCTGCGAACTGCAGGCGGTGGAAGATGTTGCCGAGGGCGGGCACGCTGCCGGTCTTGACGATCAGGGTCTTTACCTGCTCGTTCATTCCGGCTCACGCTCCCTTGGCGCTACGGTCTTCTCGCAGACCTTGGCCGCTCATCCGGGACTTGTCGCCGGCCTCGATCCCGGTTCGGAGGCAGGCGCTGCCTGGCTTGCGAGCCATGATCGCTGCGTTGCCTGGGCATCGCTGAACCGGCGACTGATCGCAGCTCGGGCTGCTGCAGCACTTCGTGCTGATCTGCGCGTGATCGCCGATATACCGCATAATCTCGTTCGTCGCTCGGATCACGGGTTTGTGCATTATAAGGGCGCTGCGGCCGTCGCACCCGGCGAACTTGCGCCGATTGCCGGATCTCGCGCCAGCCTCAGCCATGTGGTTGTCGCGAGCGCCGACGTCGGTCGTTCGCTCGGTGGCATCTCTCATGGGGCCGGTCGCAAATATGATCGCGCCACCATGCATGGACGGGTCGGCCGCAACCGGTCCGAACGCGAACTGCTGCTGCGTAATTCCTGGGGCGGTATCGCCATCTGCGATGATCGCGCTCTCGTCATCGAAGAAGCGGCGTCGGCCTATAAGGATGCCGGGCAGGTGGTGAGCGATCTTGAAAAGGCGCGACTGGTCCGCGGGCTTGCCAGCTTGCGGCCGCTCGTCACCTTCAAGAAGGCGGTTGACGAGGCGGAGGTGGAGCAGCGTCGTCGAAAGCCTGAATATCGCCGGGAAGGAGGGCGCGGCCATGAGCGCTATTGA
- a CDS encoding SEC-C metal-binding domain-containing protein: MATMLHDRSVSTKRRQPWLANTSPISAFEVTSKRRKSFPSETRVKTGLQTVHDDVELIEKLGRNDPCPCGSRRRFQELLPAIRPL; encoded by the coding sequence ATGGCCACCATGCTGCACGATCGCAGCGTGTCAACCAAGAGGAGGCAGCCATGGCTCGCAAACACCTCACCGATCTCAGCTTTTGAGGTCACGTCGAAACGGCGTAAATCCTTCCCGTCAGAAACCCGGGTCAAGACCGGTTTGCAAACCGTTCACGACGATGTCGAACTGATCGAAAAACTCGGCCGTAACGATCCCTGCCCCTGCGGTTCCAGGAGGCGGTTTCAAGAACTGCTGCCTGCAATCCGGCCGCTATGA
- a CDS encoding rhodanese-like domain-containing protein, with translation MPSPVAEIPAAEPDLAAAHYAAKLAFETDCSDVQAAFAGAKVDFILLDVRSPALFAQSHLPGAINLPHGKMTAHRMSEWAKDTLFVVYCAGPHCNGADKAAFRLAKLGLTAKLMIGGMTGWADEGLAFEEAAMAE, from the coding sequence ATGCCAAGCCCCGTCGCCGAAATCCCTGCCGCCGAGCCTGATCTCGCCGCCGCCCACTATGCCGCCAAGCTCGCCTTCGAAACCGATTGCTCGGATGTCCAGGCCGCCTTTGCCGGCGCCAAGGTCGATTTCATCCTCCTCGACGTGCGCTCGCCGGCACTGTTTGCGCAGTCCCACCTGCCGGGAGCGATCAACCTGCCGCACGGCAAGATGACCGCGCACCGCATGTCGGAATGGGCAAAGGACACCCTCTTCGTCGTCTATTGCGCCGGTCCCCACTGCAACGGCGCCGACAAGGCCGCCTTCCGCCTGGCCAAACTCGGCCTCACGGCCAAGCTGATGATCGGCGGCATGACCGGCTGGGCCGACGAGGGCTTGGCCTTCGAAGAGGCGGCTATGGCCGAATAG
- a CDS encoding Zn-dependent hydrolase translates to MVAAPGENMRVNGDRLWDSLRDMAKIGPGIAGGNNRQTLTDSDAEGRSLFKTWCDEAGLTMGIDQMGTMFATRPGTDPDALPVYVGSHLDTQPTGGKYDGVLGVLSALEVVRTMNDLGIRTKHPIVVTNWTNEEGARFAPAMLASGVFAGVHSLDFAYNRRDPEGNLFGDELKRIGWVGDEEVGARKMHAYFEYHIEQGPILEAEDKQIGVVTHCQGLWWLEFTLTGKEAHTGSTPMNMRVNAGLAMARILEMVQGVAMGEQPGAVGGVGQVFFSPNSRNVLPGKVVFTVDIRSPDKAKLDRMRAKIEAEAPGICDALGVGCSIEAIGHFAPVTFDEKLVTSVRSAAERLGYSHMNLISGAGHDACWAAKVAPATMVMCPCVGGLSHNEAEEISKEWATAGADVLFHAVVETAEIVTE, encoded by the coding sequence ATGGTGGCAGCACCAGGCGAGAACATGCGCGTCAATGGCGACCGTCTCTGGGACAGTCTCAGGGACATGGCCAAGATCGGCCCCGGCATTGCCGGCGGCAACAATCGCCAGACGCTGACGGATTCGGACGCCGAAGGCCGCAGTCTTTTCAAGACATGGTGCGACGAAGCCGGCTTGACGATGGGCATCGACCAAATGGGCACGATGTTCGCCACCCGCCCCGGCACCGATCCCGATGCCCTGCCGGTCTATGTCGGCTCACACCTCGACACCCAGCCGACCGGCGGCAAATATGATGGTGTTCTCGGTGTGCTTTCGGCGCTCGAAGTCGTGCGCACGATGAACGACCTCGGCATCAGGACAAAGCATCCGATTGTCGTCACCAACTGGACGAACGAGGAAGGCGCGCGTTTTGCCCCAGCCATGCTGGCCTCGGGCGTCTTCGCCGGCGTGCACAGCCTGGACTTCGCCTATAACCGCAGGGACCCCGAAGGCAATCTCTTCGGCGACGAACTGAAGCGCATCGGCTGGGTCGGCGACGAAGAGGTCGGCGCCCGCAAGATGCATGCCTATTTCGAATACCACATCGAACAGGGCCCGATCCTCGAAGCCGAAGACAAGCAGATCGGCGTCGTCACCCACTGTCAGGGCCTGTGGTGGCTGGAATTCACGCTCACCGGCAAGGAGGCCCATACCGGCTCGACGCCGATGAACATGCGCGTCAATGCCGGCCTTGCCATGGCGCGCATCCTGGAGATGGTTCAAGGTGTCGCGATGGGCGAGCAGCCGGGCGCCGTCGGTGGCGTCGGCCAGGTCTTCTTCTCGCCGAACTCCCGCAACGTGCTGCCGGGCAAGGTCGTCTTCACCGTCGACATCCGCTCGCCCGACAAGGCCAAGCTCGACCGCATGCGGGCGAAGATCGAGGCCGAGGCCCCTGGCATCTGCGACGCGCTGGGCGTCGGCTGTTCCATCGAGGCGATCGGCCATTTCGCGCCGGTTACCTTCGACGAAAAGCTGGTCACCTCGGTCCGCTCCGCCGCCGAACGCCTCGGCTACTCCCACATGAACCTCATCTCCGGCGCCGGCCACGACGCCTGCTGGGCCGCCAAGGTCGCGCCTGCCACCATGGTCATGTGCCCGTGCGTGGGTGGACTTTCGCACAACGAGGCGGAGGAGATTTCCAAGGAATGGGCGACGGCGGGCGCCGACGTGTTGTTCCATGCGGTGGTCGAGACGGCGGAGATTGTCACCGAATGA
- a CDS encoding TetR family transcriptional regulator C-terminal domain-containing protein, producing the protein MNFKGKRQPVTIPRAAKTLRRTRIQEEKEEQILEAALDVFSASGFRGSTIDQIAEVAGMSKPNLLYYFRTKEAMHRALIDRVLYTWLEPLRAFDAEGNPEEEIRSYIRRKLEMARDFPRESRLFANEVLQGAPHIEDELKGPLKELVDEKAEVIRAWAKSGKIVKCDPYHLIFSIWSTTQHYADFDVQVRAVLGQEHAGEGRFEDAARFLEQLFIGGLRPDRSET; encoded by the coding sequence TTGAATTTCAAGGGGAAACGACAGCCTGTGACCATACCGAGAGCAGCGAAAACCTTAAGGCGGACGCGAATCCAGGAGGAGAAGGAAGAGCAGATCCTGGAGGCGGCGCTCGACGTGTTTTCAGCAAGCGGCTTCCGCGGCTCGACCATCGACCAGATCGCCGAGGTCGCCGGCATGTCGAAACCCAATCTGCTTTATTATTTCCGCACGAAGGAAGCCATGCACCGGGCGCTGATCGACCGGGTGCTCTACACCTGGCTGGAGCCGCTGCGCGCCTTCGATGCCGAGGGCAATCCGGAGGAGGAAATCCGCAGCTACATCAGACGCAAGCTGGAGATGGCGCGCGATTTTCCGCGTGAGAGCCGGCTCTTCGCCAATGAGGTGCTGCAGGGGGCGCCGCATATCGAGGACGAGCTGAAGGGGCCGCTGAAGGAACTGGTCGACGAGAAGGCGGAGGTCATCCGCGCCTGGGCGAAATCGGGCAAGATCGTCAAGTGCGACCCCTACCACTTGATCTTTTCCATCTGGTCGACGACGCAGCATTACGCGGATTTCGACGTTCAGGTGCGGGCTGTGCTCGGGCAGGAGCATGCTGGCGAAGGGCGCTTCGAGGATGCGGCCCGGTTTCTGGAACAGCTCTTCATTGGCGGGCTGCGGCCGGATCGATCCGAGACCTGA